Genomic segment of Clostridium sp. Marseille-P299:
TTCTTGCGAATTGTGCAATTCGTTGGTTAGAAGATAATGTTAATAATGGAGAGGAAGAATAAAAATGAATAAGAAGAAGCTTTTTTATGGATGGTGGATTGTAATCGCATCCTTTATGATTATGACATTTTTATATACACCAATTGTTAACTTAGTTTCGCTTTATACAAAGCCAGTTACTGAGGAACTTGGAATTGGAAGAACACAGTTTAGTACGTATTACACAATTATGGCATTAGTTTCCATGGTTGCTTGCCCAATCGCCGGAAAATTAATGAGAAAAATTGATATTCGACTTTATTTAACAGTATGCACAATTCTTGGTGCATTATCATATATCGGATTTTCATTTTCAACAAAATTAGTTCATTTTTATTTATTAGCAGTACCAATGGGAATATCCCTTGCAGGAGCAGCAATCATTCCTACTTCTGTTTTAATAACAAATTGGTTTGTTGAAAAACGTGGTCTTTGTTTAGGACTTGCATTAAGTGGTAGCGGTTTTGGTGGTATCATCTTAAGCCCATTAAACAACTGGATCATAACATCCTATGGTTGGAGAGCATCCTACCTTGTAACAGGAATTATGATTATAGTACTTATTGTACCTTTTACATTATTTTTAATTAGATTTAGCCCAGCTGATCTTGGTTTAAAAGCATATGGTGATACTAAAGTTGTTATTAACGGAAAGGCTGGAGAATTAAAAGGTATTACTCAAGGTCAAGCAGTTAAGTCAGTGTCATTTTGGTCACTTTGTCTTGCTATCGTTGTTTCTGGTGTAGTTGTAAATAGTATGATTGTTAACCTAAGCCCATACTTAACTGATATCGGTGCATCAGCGAATACAGCTGCTATGATTTTATCCTTAAGCTCAGCTATGGTTATACTTGGTAAATTGTTTGTAGGAAGATTTTTTGATAAATTAGGATTAAATTTAGTATTAGTCTTAATTTGTGTTTCCAATATCGCAAGCTTTGCATTTTTATTAAAAGGAAATTTAATTATTCCAGCTGTTTTATATGCAGTATTTACAGGATTCGGTGCAACAGCAGTAACCGTTACACCATCTTATATAACAGCATCCCTATATGGTGAAAAAGAATATGGAGCAAAATATGGTATCGTTTCTTTATTCTCATCTTTAGGTGCAGCAATTTGTCCATTAGTATCAGGAATGATTTACAATATCAATAACTCCTATACAACACTTTTATATGTGCTTATTGTATTAGCTTTTGTAGCATTATGTTTATTCTTATTTTCTGTTAAGACAAAACCAAAGTTTGATGCTGAATAATCAATTAATTGAAAAGCGGATCTTTTAAGGTCCGCTTTTTTCGACACTTTATTGGAAATAAAAGTATATTAAATCATTTCTTGTAAGGAAAGTTGATTTATTATATAACAGTGACTATGTCTACATAGTTTAGATGAGTGAAAAAGAAAAATAAATTTATACGCAAGTTTGTGCTAATGCAACACAATCTTGCTATGCGCTAAGAAACTGCGCAAGAAAGGGGATTAAAATGTGATAAAAACGAAAAAGAAATCTAGATTGAAAGATAGTACATACTTAAAAAGAGTACATTCAATTCTCAACTTCCTAAAGCAATTCTTTGAAATGAAAAAAATACCAAGCCCATGGCAAAAATCTATAGGTATCGCAGTTTGTACGGGTGTGCCTATGCTTCTTGGTATAATATTTGATCAGGCACAATGGAGTTCCATTGGTGGTTTGGGAAGTTTTGCGTATTTATATGTTACCAATGAAACCTATTACAGGCGAGCAAAGAAAATGCTCTGTGTGGTAATCGGATTTACACTGACCGTGTTTTTAGGAACTTTAATTGCGCCATATCCAGCTCTTGTAGTAATTATATTGGGCCTAATTGGTGCCCTTGCTACGTTTCTATATGGTGTATTAAGAATTCCAGGCCCAGCAGCAATATTTTTTGTATTAGTTTATTTAATGACAACTTCGATGCCTCTTGATCAGGGGGCTGCATTAGAGCGAGCTCTTATTGTGTTTTTTAGTGCATGCTTTTCATGGTTGGCTAGCATGGTTGTGGCTCCCTTTGACTCTCATGGCCCTGAAACTAAAATACTTAGAACTACTTATATGAGTTTGGCTGATTTTAGCTTTGCAATTGGAACAAAAAACGTTCATGCTGTAAGAAATCGTGTAGTGAATCAGATGATGGAATCAGAAGAAACTTTACTAACTGCTCATATACCATGGAAACAATCGTTATTGTATAATAAGCTGCTACTTTTATATGAACAGGCAAACCGTTTGTTTATTAAATTACTTGATTTATCCCGTGATAAAGAGCTTATTATTCCTGAAAATATCAGTCAAATTATTAAAATGATAGCGAAAGAAATTAAATTAAAAAGAACTAAAATCAAAAATATTGAATTTAATTCAAATATAGATATTGCTAAGTTGCTAAAGAATGTCTCCAAGGAAGACCAATTAAAATACAAGGATTTGATTGATGTTTTTTATGAGATTGAACATATTATGAATCTTCAATTAGAAGATGTTAAATTGGAATTAAAGAAATCAAAACGTTCTAAAAAAATAATGCTGAAAGAAGCATTTAAGAATGAGTCAATTGTATTAAATAAAGCGATTCGCTATGGAGTAATACTAGCAATAGCAAGTGCAGTATCTTATATGGTACCTTTTTATAAACCGTATTGGATTCCACTCTCTTGTGCATCTGTCATGTTAGGAGCTACAATTATAGGTACTATGAATCGTGCCATACAACGGTGTGTAGGAACTTTTATAGGACTTGGACTTGCAGCACTTGTATTAAGTTTAGAACCAAAGGGCTTCGAATTAATGATATTTGCTATGCTATTATCAGCAATTACGGAATTCGTAATTTTAAGAAATTATGCAATTGCAACGATTTTCATTACAACAAATGCCATACTTATTGCTGAGAGCAAAGCACCGTTTATCGATCCGGGAGTTTTTCTAAGTGCACGATTTATTAATGTTAGTATAGGTTCAGCAATAGGTTTAATAGGAACGTTTATTATGGGGCGCCATTCTGCTTCAAATCGTTTGAAAAATATGTTGCTTAAATTAATGAATAGCCAAGTCTTAGTGATTGAAGAATTGGTAAGTAATAAAAGAGATGCTAAGAAACTCGCAGTTATTGTTGAAAAGATGGAAATCAACCTTACAAATTTAAAGCTCACTTACTCAACAGCCTTAGGAGAGATAGGAAGTAATAGAGAGCGCGTTGAAGAGATGAGTTCATTTGTATATTCTCTTGAATATATAAGCTATCTCTTAGAGCAAATTTATTTATTGAAAGGATTTTTAAATAGTTCATCGAAAGAAGTTTCTGCGTTGGTGGATGTATATGGAACAATGATTTTGGCAATTGATGAGAAAAAGCAATATCAGCCTAAGGAATTGCCTATTATAAATGAGATACCAAAATTGTGTTATGAAGTTAACATCTTACAAGAAGTAATATGTAATAGAAGGATAAATGTAATGTAATACATGATAAGAAATCATGAGTAACGAATGATTAAATATAATTTCATATGAAATGTTGAAGGAATATAAAACTAAGTGAGCGTTGCCATTAATTATACCTTTCGTCAAGAAAATATATCTTGTAAATATGAGAAACCTATGATAATATTACCATTTGTTTAAGAAGGGGGAAGATATGTGAGAAAGAAAATTTTATCAAATACAATTTTGTTTGGCACAATTTTATTATTTGTAAAAGTTTTTGAAAGAATTTTTGGCTCCAATAATAACCTAGTTGCTGTAACAGTAATCATATCTATTTTAGTATTGATGCAAGAAGATTTAACGAAAGACTTCGCTAAAAACTTGACAAGATTGTTCTTAATAAATATCATTTTGGGAGTATTTTCATATTTAGCAATTCTTAACATTTGGACCGGATTTATAGTAAATTTCATTGCTTTATCAGGAATCGGCTATTTTCTAAGTGCAAATATGAATAAAGTTATAATAGTTCCTTTTGGACTACAATATTTATTTATGCTATATACACCGGTGACAGGAATTGATTACACAAAAAGATTATTGTGTCTGGGTGTTGGATCAGTATTGATTATGGCTGTTCAGTTTCTAATACATAGAAAAAACGATAGAGCTAAAGTAGAAAAAAGGGAACGAAATCAATACGATACATTTGAATATATTCAATTATTTGAAAAATATAAAATAAATAAGGTAAGAGCAGCATATGCCTTTAGAATTGGCTTATTAACTGCGATTGCTGCGTTTATAGTAAGTTATTTTGAATTGCAACAGGGAAGATGGATTGTTTATACGATATTTTCATTAATAGAGTTATATTCAGAGAATTGTAAGATAAGATCAAAACAAAGATTGCAAGGAACAATTATCGGTGCGATAATTATATTGATATTGTTTATGTTTATTAAGGATAATACCATCCGAGGATTGATTGTTTTAGTAGGAGGATACTTAGATAGCTATACTACAAATTATAGAGATAAAATGATTTGTGTAACAATGTCTGTAGTTGCAACAGTTTCATTGGTTAATGGTACTCTTATAACCGCTTTAGAGAGAGTTTTTTATGTATTACTTGGAATCATACTTGCTGTTATAGCAGATAAATTGATTTTTAATAAGAAATTAGCTGATTTTGAAGCCTCGCTTATTAATGAGGGTGAATTGTAATAGAATAAACGGAGTTGACATGGCTTAGCGAAAGTTTTATAGTAAGGTTAGAATATTTGATAACCATGTTGAAAATTATATATGAAGAATGTATATAATATATGGTTATCAATGGTTTAATTTTAATTTAAGGAGTAATTAACAGTTATGTCTGAAGAAAATCAAGATATTATAGATAAATACACAAAAATTTGTATATGTAAATCCATTAGTAAAAGTACGATGAAAAAGATTATTAGAGAAGGTGCGGATACCTTAGAAAAGGTTCAGAAGGCAACTTCAGCAGGAAGTGGAAGTTGTGGAGGAAGACGATGCACACCTAGAATATTGCAATTGTTAGAGGAATATAAACAAGAGCAAGAAAATAATATGTAAATTTTAAAGACCCGGTATATTGAAGTACATTTGTAACTGATTTCCCATTATGATTAAGCATTTATAACAGTTTTTTGGGAAGCCAGTCAAGAGCAGATGTATTGAGATATATCGGGTCTTTTTTATTTAAGTTAATTGGTATGCACTGGTATATAGTTGTCTCTGTTGTAGATAGAATAGGAGACTATTAGCTCATACAAGAGAAGGTTTTTAATCCAGTTTTTATGTGCACTAAATAAATTATTTCATAAAAATTACCTAATTTTAAATTTAGTAATTGACAAAACAAGCCTTTATAATATAAAATAAGTCTAATTCATACTAAACCAATATGAATACAATATAAAAGGGGGATCCATATGAAAACTTTGACAGAAATTACGAAAAAAATCTTAAGAGAGGCTAGTACAAATTGTTGCTCCTGTTGTAGATTCTAATTTTAACAAAAAAGATAATTAAGATTCTTTGTAATGGATGGAATCAGACTATTTTAATAATTTATATGTTAAAAGCAACAGAATTTAAGGAGGATAAATATGAGCACCGATTTTATAGCAATAGGAGCATTAGCAGCAGCACTTCTGTTAATCGGCATTTTAGTTTTTTTAAGTAAAAGAAAGGTGGATTTCGGTCTAAGAACGATTATAGCTCTTGTATTCGGATTGGTATTAGGAATCATCTTTGAAGGTCACACAAATTTTATTAAACCAATTGGTACAGTGTATGCAAATCTAATTTCGGCTTTTGTAGTGCCACTTTTATTATTTAGTGTTATTTCTAGTGTAACAAATTTAGAGAATATAAATAAATTGAAAACCATAGGTCTAAAAAGCGCAGGCTTATTAGTCTTTACAACATTTATTGCATCAACAATTACGATAGTAATATCATTGCTATTAAAAGTTGGTAAAGGTACTAGTATTACTCTACCAAGCGATTATGTAGCGAAGGAAGTTCCTGAAATTTCACAGGTAGTTATTGATTTATTTCCAAAAAACTTTTTTAGTCAGGCTTCTTCGAATGCAATTGTACCAGTTATTATATTTTCACTATTTATTGGTATTGCGGTAGTATCTCTTTCTACGAAAGATCCGCAAGGTGTTAAACCTTTTAAAGATTTTATAGATTCGGCTTCGAAAATAATTAACACAGTTATTTCCTATATTATAGAATTTACACCATACGCGGTATTAGCTTTGGTTGCAAATGCGGTATCTAATAATGGCCCAGATAAACTAGTACCACTTTTATTTGTATTGATTGTAGCTTATTTATTGTGCTTCATTCAAACTTTTGGTGTAAATAGTATATTAATAGGTGCACTGGCTAAATTAAATCCGATAAAGTTTTTTAAACATATTTGGCCAGCACAGGTAATTGCTTTTACGACTCAAAGTAGTATTGGTACGATTCCAGCAACTGATAAGTGCTTGAGAAAAGCAGGGGTATCGGAAAGTATTTCTTCCTTTGTTGTACCTTTGGGAGCGAATGTTGGTATGCCTGGTTGTGCAGGTATCTGGCCTACATTATTAGCAGTTTTTGCAATTAACGGATTAAACATTGAATATTCCATTGGGCAGTATTTCTTTTTAATATTAATTACTACATTAGTTAGTATTGGAACGGTTGGAGTTCCAGGAACATCTACGATTACTGCAACTGCAGTATTTGCTGCAGCAGGATTACCAATTGAGATTATAGTAATACTAGCACCAATTAGTTCAATTGTAGATATGGCACGTACTGCAACGAATGTAAGTGCAGCAGCGGCAAGTGCATTAATTATTGCGAAGAATGAAAATGAGTTAGATATTGAAAAATATAACGCTTAGTATTGATTTTATTTAAGAAATAAAAATATAATAGAAATAAATATATAATACAAAACAAATATATAAGAAAAATAAAAATATAATACAAAATCGAAATATAATAGAAATGATAGAATAGTTTATAGTACTAAAAAGGAGTTAGATAAATAGCCAAGGTCATTTAATTAGTAAATGACCTTGGACAAATAGCTAACTCCCTTTTTTATTAAAATAAAAGTATTATACCTTGAAACGCTAGCAATCAGGCTATATACCTAACAATTGTAAGCTTTTTTTTTGTCATGATTTAATTTCACAATATTCTTAGAAAAATACTTAAATTATAACTACGGACAAAGTCTCAGTGGATATGCAGGATCATAAATGGAATTAATCTTAATTGCATATGAAGTTCTGTCTTTAATGTCCTGATCGGTAATATAATGAATGTCTAGCAAACCATTGGTTTTATAACCAGTTTTAATGTAATTAATCTCAGATAAAGCCAAGCTCCAACCATCAAGCCACTGATTCAACTTTTCCTTTTCTTCACTTGTTCCATCAAAGTGAATTAATAAATCAATATCACTGTTTAAACTAGCGGTGCAGTTATTAGTGCTACCAAATAAGTAGATCCCTTTTACAGAATAAGCTTTCATATCTAGTTGCTTTGCTATTTGTTCAGCCATATAATGACGCCATTTCCATCCATCTTCATCGGAATCACTGATTTCAGGAATTGTATGATAATCAGAATTTGATACAGCATTTATGGAAGAGGGATGTTCTAGATAAGCAATCGCCTTTTGTAGATCACCATTCATTAATATAACAAGTTCTTTATCAAAATACGTTTCATCTATATTTATTATTTTTACAACATCGCTGAGGTAAGAATATTTCGGTAAAATACTAGATAAGGCATTTTTTGAACTTCTAAAAAAAGCTTTATTAAATATGGAATCACTATCTTCTGGATACAGCGGTAGGTATTTAATATTTTCTTCCACAAGATCTTGGAAGAAGTGGGTACCAAAGGAAAGTTCGGGCTCATATTTTGATTGCTTACTGGCAACTTCAATTAGCATGGCAGTATTATTAATGTCAGAATAAGCAACTGGAACTCCAAGTTTAATATCACCTCTACTTCCCCAACGGCCAGGACCCATTAAAATGAAGCTACGACGAGGTAACAATTGGTTTAACTCATGGATTATATTTCGAATGTTTATATAATCCTCGTGATTTTCTAATTTTGAATATTCATATGGGTCAACGTAAACTACAGTCTTTATACCTGTAACTTTTCCATTTGAAATATATTTGTTAGCGGTAAAAATGGTACTTTGGAAGGAAATATTAGTAGGAATAGCAACGATAGCATTATCGTAGTTCTGACTTTGGGGTCTACATTGAAGTAAATAAAAATTCTTACCATCACTAGCAAATTCAATATCAACAGGATAACCAAGCTCCGTTTGTAGTAAAGTGAGAATGGATTTTACTTGCTTAACGAAAGTAGTATTTTTTATAAGTTTATCGAAGGTAATTAAAATATTGTCATTCTTATAATCTGTTGTGAGAGGATTTGAGTCTATAAGGATATCATTTTTTAATACGGATGCGACTAGGCTTAGATATGGAATTTGATCACCATATTCTTTAATAAGCTCATGAATTGGTAGTGTAACAAATTGATTATTTTTCAAATCAATTAAATCCATATACTGAGGTGAGTACTTTAATAAATCCTGGGGTGTATTATTCACGCGAAGATTTGCCATACCAGGGGAGAGTAGAAGCGGATAGTCTTCTCCTATACGATCGACAGCCCTTGTTCCTAAGCCCATAACCATTCGCAATAAACCATCTTCTCTCTTAATACGTGGGGACCAACGAAGTTCATTATTACTAAATGCAACACCAGCAAAGAGTGGAAAGTAGTATGTTCCTACCTTATAGCCTACAACTTCTTGAATCATGATTCCCATTGCCTCATTGCAATCAAGTAGATTATTTTTAATTCGATATTGTATGGAATCCGCATTAAAAATCGAGGCATAGACTTCTAAAATACCTTCAACTAACATTTTCAAACGTTCCGTTCTGGTACCACTATTTGTTATAAAAAGACTTTTGTATTTTCCAGAAAATGAGGTGTCAAGCTGATCTTCAAGGAGACTAGAAGAGCGAATAATTAAAGGGAAATCTTCACAAGTATCAAGTATTTTATGAAGTTCGTTTAAAATATAAGGTGACATTCGAGAATGTTTCATCATCTGGATCACTCTTGGATAACTGGTGCGGATTTCTATCATGTCTAAGTATTTGTGTTCATTTAATTCATCATATCCGTTATCCTCTAGTAGGAATCCAAACTCATCTGAGGAGATGTACCAAGTTTTTGGAATCATAATATTTTCAAATTCTTTATATTCATTTTTATGAGCTTCAATAATCTGGTTTGCTAGAAAGAATCCAGAACCTTTTCCACCAATCCTCCCAATACTTCTTGGGGAACAGATAAAATTATCAAGAAGTTTAAGAAAAGCTTCTACATGAACATGTTTATGGATTCTAGCAATAACATTTGGGTTACTTGTGATAAAACGCCTTGTTAATTCTACTTTTAACCACCGTTTCGTTGCTTCGCTTGACATTTCATTATTATTTACTGCTTTTAAATAAGAAGACAGTGCCCCTGAGATTTTTTTAACATCAGAATCTCTTTTATCAACTATTTTTATTAATTCATAGGTTTTGCCTTGATAAACCCATAAACTAATGTAGTCATAAATTTGAGAATCCTCAAGAATTTTCATTGAACTCTCAAATAAAATTTTACTAAAGCGTATGATATCAACTTCAGGAAGTGCATCTAGCGGAAAATTAATCTCACTTTGTAGATTATATTTTTCCCAATTCATTTCCTTGAAAATAGTATCAACGATATTTGGATTAATTGAAGCCAAGAGAGCAAGCATTTTCTCGCAGACATATAGTAGGATATCAAGATCTGTTTTTTGCAATAAAGCAAGAATTGCTTCCCAGCGATTTCTATAATTGTAAATTAGAGAGGAGTCTTTTTTTTCAATAGTTTCAGAAATTCTTCTAGCAATAGTATTTAAAAGCCTGATTTCATGTTCTAAGAAAATAACATCATCCTCTTTAAAGGTGTGCATTGGGTACATTACTTTAATGTATCCTCGCTTTTTATTGTTTACGATAATAGCAGTATCTAAATTATTTCCATCTAAGATTATTGAGTCTTGATTGAAAATTAGATCATCAAATTGAATCACTGCCTTGCAGCTATCTGTGTTTCGAAAGCCCATGGGTATGATGGACGTGATTTTTTCTAGACTTTCGTGTAGAGAATCTTTGGTTAATGACTCTTCAATTAAGTATAGGCATTCTAATTCTTTCGCCCTTTCTACCAAATCATCCTTAGATATTTTATTATATTGGTTCATGCTGCTTACCCACCTTTTCATGATATAAAAGAATGATAAAAAAGTAACAATGAAGTCCTAAAAAAAATCTCAAGAATTTTGAGCCTTATAGAGATAAAACATGCAACAAAATGCATGTTTTATCTCACATGTTTATATCGTTACGTCAGAAGTTTTTGCCACTTAGTAGGTACAAATTGAAACTGTGCCTCAAAAGGATCTGGGCTCGTTTGTTGTAAATAAAGAAGAATGTTGCTTTGCACAATCTTTTTTATTATATCCAGCCACGAAGTTTTACAGCTTCGGCAACGCGATTGATTGCTATAACATATGCAGCATCACGCATATATAGATTCTTTTCTTGTGAAAGCTTATGTACAGCTTGGAAAGCACTGGTCATTTTTTGATCTAGTTTTTCTAAAACTTCTTCTTTTGGCCAGAAATAATTCATATTGCATTGAACTTGTTCAAAGTAGCTACATGTAACGCCACCAGCATTGCAAAGGAAATCAGGAATAAGATAAATATTTTTCGCTTTTATAATTTCATCACTATCTGGTGTGGTTGGACCATTGGCACCTTCACAGATTACTTTTACTTGATCACTAATCTTAGCAATTGTTGAAGGTGTTATCTGATTTTCTAACGCACATGGTAGTAAAATATCAACATCCTGTGCAATCCATTCTTCTCCGTCTAACAATTCTAAGCCTAAGTTAAGAGCTTTTTGTTTATTAATAGAACCAAAGGAGTTCTTTATGGATACCATTTGCTCTACATTAATGCCATTAAGGTTGCGGTATGTATATGACTTTTGGTCTTCGTTATCCCAACAAGAAATTGCAATGATTTTACCACCAAGCTTTGTATAAAGGCGGGCAGCATACTCAGCAACATTACCAAAGCCTTGAATACTAGCAGTTGTAGTAGCAATATCAATATTTTGTGTTTTAAGTGCTTCTCTTAAGGTGTAAATAACGCCATAACCAGTAGCTTCCGTACGGCCTAAAGAACCACCCATTCCAACAGGCTTTCCAGTAATCGTTCCAGGATAATGACCACCATTGATTACCTCATATTCATCCATCATCCATAACATGTGCTGGCCATTGGTCATAACATCAGGAGCTGGAACGTCACAAACTGGGCCCATAACCTTTGACAATTGTCTAACATACCCACGACATAGTCTTTCTTGTTCTGCCATTGACATATTATGAGGATCACAGATAATTCCACCTTTAGCTCCACCTAAAGGAATATCAACAACCGCACATTTCCAAGTCATCCATAAAGATAACGCACGAATTGTATCAATAGTTTCTTGTGGATGGAAGCGGATACCTCCCTTTGCTGGACCTCTAGCATCGTTATGTTGGATTCGATAACCGTTAAATATCTTTGTTGTACCATCATCCATTTTTACTGGAATAGTAACATGAAATTCTCGACTTGGCTGTCTAAGTAATTCTCTAGTTGCTTGATCGAGATCTATTAGGCTGGCCACATTATCAAACTGTGTTTGAGCAGAAACATAAGGATTGTAAGTTTTATTTTCCATTTTTATACCTCGCTTAGTTATAGTTTTAGTTTCGCGACTGTCGCGTAGTAAAGTGTTGAAATATTGGTTTCATTATACTATATATTGGAATATTGTCAATGAATTAACAAAATATTTTAGGAAAACATAAAACAAATTAATAAAATAGAATTAGTTTTATACATTTACGACTTTCAATTAAAATTGCTATATTGATATAGAAATAGAGTGCTAACTTTGATAAAATTAAATTACTGCATTACTCAAATATAGGTTAAATATAAATACGCAATGAAAACTTAAACTTAAGTTTAGCAAAAAGTATATTTAACGAAAAATAAGAAAGGATTAAAAAATGAGAATGAAAAGAGTGGGAAAAATTTTAGGGATTGTGGCAGCCCTTTTTCTTATAATTATATTAATTTATGTAGCCTATGTTTTTCTAACCTATAAAAGAATTGAGGACAATCAATCGCTTTCTATTCATACAAATGGTGAGATAAAAGATGAGGCATTAGCATTGGATACAGAATATTCCATTGTAACCTATAATATAGGGTTTGGCGCATACTCCTCAGATTACAGTTTTTTTATGGATGGAGGAAAATATTCTAGAGCTTACAATAAGCAAGCAGTTTTAGATAATATGAATGGCAGTATAGATGTTTTAAAAAAGCAAGACGCAGATTTTATGTTTTTACAAGAGGTAGATATTAAATCAACAAGAAGTTATGGGGTAAATGAGAGTACTATGATATTTGATGCATTCCATAATTCTTCGTCAGTGCTTGCCATTAATTATGATTCCGCATACTTAATGTATCCATTTTTAAAGCCACATGGGAAGTCAAAGTCTAGTATTGTTACGATTTCAAAATTACCGATGGTTGATTCTATTAGACGTAGTCTACCAATTGATACATCTGTGTATAAGCTAATAGATTTGGATCGTTGCTATACGAAAACA
This window contains:
- a CDS encoding FUSC family protein — protein: MRKKILSNTILFGTILLFVKVFERIFGSNNNLVAVTVIISILVLMQEDLTKDFAKNLTRLFLINIILGVFSYLAILNIWTGFIVNFIALSGIGYFLSANMNKVIIVPFGLQYLFMLYTPVTGIDYTKRLLCLGVGSVLIMAVQFLIHRKNDRAKVEKRERNQYDTFEYIQLFEKYKINKVRAAYAFRIGLLTAIAAFIVSYFELQQGRWIVYTIFSLIELYSENCKIRSKQRLQGTIIGAIIILILFMFIKDNTIRGLIVLVGGYLDSYTTNYRDKMICVTMSVVATVSLVNGTLITALERVFYVLLGIILAVIADKLIFNKKLADFEASLINEGEL
- a CDS encoding MFS transporter, with the translated sequence MNKKKLFYGWWIVIASFMIMTFLYTPIVNLVSLYTKPVTEELGIGRTQFSTYYTIMALVSMVACPIAGKLMRKIDIRLYLTVCTILGALSYIGFSFSTKLVHFYLLAVPMGISLAGAAIIPTSVLITNWFVEKRGLCLGLALSGSGFGGIILSPLNNWIITSYGWRASYLVTGIMIIVLIVPFTLFLIRFSPADLGLKAYGDTKVVINGKAGELKGITQGQAVKSVSFWSLCLAIVVSGVVVNSMIVNLSPYLTDIGASANTAAMILSLSSAMVILGKLFVGRFFDKLGLNLVLVLICVSNIASFAFLLKGNLIIPAVLYAVFTGFGATAVTVTPSYITASLYGEKEYGAKYGIVSLFSSLGAAICPLVSGMIYNINNSYTTLLYVLIVLAFVALCLFLFSVKTKPKFDAE
- a CDS encoding FUSC family protein; translated protein: MIKTKKKSRLKDSTYLKRVHSILNFLKQFFEMKKIPSPWQKSIGIAVCTGVPMLLGIIFDQAQWSSIGGLGSFAYLYVTNETYYRRAKKMLCVVIGFTLTVFLGTLIAPYPALVVIILGLIGALATFLYGVLRIPGPAAIFFVLVYLMTTSMPLDQGAALERALIVFFSACFSWLASMVVAPFDSHGPETKILRTTYMSLADFSFAIGTKNVHAVRNRVVNQMMESEETLLTAHIPWKQSLLYNKLLLLYEQANRLFIKLLDLSRDKELIIPENISQIIKMIAKEIKLKRTKIKNIEFNSNIDIAKLLKNVSKEDQLKYKDLIDVFYEIEHIMNLQLEDVKLELKKSKRSKKIMLKEAFKNESIVLNKAIRYGVILAIASAVSYMVPFYKPYWIPLSCASVMLGATIIGTMNRAIQRCVGTFIGLGLAALVLSLEPKGFELMIFAMLLSAITEFVILRNYAIATIFITTNAILIAESKAPFIDPGVFLSARFINVSIGSAIGLIGTFIMGRHSASNRLKNMLLKLMNSQVLVIEELVSNKRDAKKLAVIVEKMEINLTNLKLTYSTALGEIGSNRERVEEMSSFVYSLEYISYLLEQIYLLKGFLNSSSKEVSALVDVYGTMILAIDEKKQYQPKELPIINEIPKLCYEVNILQEVICNRRINVM
- a CDS encoding dicarboxylate/amino acid:cation symporter codes for the protein MSTDFIAIGALAAALLLIGILVFLSKRKVDFGLRTIIALVFGLVLGIIFEGHTNFIKPIGTVYANLISAFVVPLLLFSVISSVTNLENINKLKTIGLKSAGLLVFTTFIASTITIVISLLLKVGKGTSITLPSDYVAKEVPEISQVVIDLFPKNFFSQASSNAIVPVIIFSLFIGIAVVSLSTKDPQGVKPFKDFIDSASKIINTVISYIIEFTPYAVLALVANAVSNNGPDKLVPLLFVLIVAYLLCFIQTFGVNSILIGALAKLNPIKFFKHIWPAQVIAFTTQSSIGTIPATDKCLRKAGVSESISSFVVPLGANVGMPGCAGIWPTLLAVFAINGLNIEYSIGQYFFLILITTLVSIGTVGVPGTSTITATAVFAAAGLPIEIIVILAPISSIVDMARTATNVSAAAASALIIAKNENELDIEKYNA
- a CDS encoding (2Fe-2S)-binding protein yields the protein MSEENQDIIDKYTKICICKSISKSTMKKIIREGADTLEKVQKATSAGSGSCGGRRCTPRILQLLEEYKQEQENNM